The Salinibaculum sp. SYNS191 genome has a window encoding:
- the gcvPB gene encoding aminomethyl-transferring glycine dehydrogenase subunit GcvPB: MNYDQARWSEADRYEPLLSEKDTTTVDVEDSPLPDDLTRDSLSLPALSEPELARHYTRLSQMNYGVESGPFPLGSCTMKYNPKFTEDLAALPAAGVHPDRDERTVQGVLGVMHGLQDYLARIGGMDAVTLQPPAGAAGEFAGVLVAKAYHEHNGEDRSEVVIPDSAHGTNFASAAMAGFDVVELPSAEDGRVNLDALEAAVGGDTAALMLTNPNTLGLFERDIETIAEMVHDAGGLLYYDGANLNALLGQARPGDMGFDVMHYNVHKTFATPHGGGGPGAGPVGVVSDLAPFLPAPRVRQTDEGHFERFDPEHTIGKVHGFSGNWPVLLKAYGYIARLGDEGLADAAATAVLNANYLAEQIEYDVPFGPFHHEFVASAGEQDAADVAKRMLDYGVHPPTTKWPEIVDEALMTEPTEVETKRSLDQLAEAFDAVAGEDDETLESAPSSTAARRIDQVAAARTPRLSWQALDE; encoded by the coding sequence ATGAACTACGACCAGGCCCGCTGGTCGGAGGCCGACCGGTACGAGCCACTGCTCTCCGAGAAGGACACCACGACGGTCGACGTCGAGGACTCGCCGCTGCCCGACGACCTGACGCGGGATTCGCTCTCCCTGCCGGCGCTGTCGGAACCAGAACTGGCCCGCCACTACACCCGGCTCTCGCAGATGAACTACGGCGTCGAGAGCGGTCCGTTCCCCCTCGGCTCCTGTACGATGAAGTACAACCCCAAGTTCACGGAGGACCTGGCAGCGCTCCCCGCGGCGGGGGTCCATCCCGACCGCGACGAGCGGACCGTCCAGGGCGTCCTCGGCGTCATGCACGGCCTGCAGGACTACCTGGCGCGCATCGGCGGGATGGACGCGGTGACGCTGCAACCGCCGGCCGGCGCGGCCGGGGAGTTCGCCGGCGTCCTCGTCGCCAAGGCCTACCACGAGCACAACGGCGAGGACCGTTCGGAGGTCGTTATCCCCGACAGCGCCCACGGCACGAACTTCGCCAGCGCGGCGATGGCCGGCTTCGACGTGGTCGAACTGCCGAGCGCGGAAGACGGCCGCGTCAACCTCGATGCCTTGGAGGCTGCGGTCGGTGGGGACACCGCGGCGCTGATGCTGACCAACCCCAACACCCTCGGGCTGTTCGAGCGCGACATCGAGACCATCGCCGAGATGGTCCACGACGCCGGCGGCCTGCTGTACTACGACGGCGCGAACCTCAACGCCCTGCTCGGACAGGCCCGCCCCGGCGACATGGGTTTCGACGTCATGCACTACAACGTCCACAAGACGTTCGCGACGCCCCACGGCGGCGGCGGCCCCGGTGCCGGCCCGGTCGGCGTCGTCTCCGACCTCGCACCCTTCCTGCCCGCGCCCCGGGTCAGGCAGACGGACGAGGGGCACTTCGAGCGGTTCGACCCCGAGCACACCATCGGCAAGGTCCACGGATTCTCCGGGAACTGGCCGGTCCTGCTGAAGGCCTACGGCTACATCGCCCGCCTGGGCGACGAGGGGCTGGCCGACGCCGCGGCGACGGCGGTGCTGAACGCGAACTACCTCGCCGAGCAAATCGAGTACGACGTCCCGTTCGGACCGTTCCACCACGAGTTCGTCGCCAGCGCGGGCGAGCAGGACGCCGCCGACGTGGCGAAGCGGATGCTCGACTACGGCGTCCACCCGCCGACGACGAAGTGGCCGGAAATCGTCGACGAGGCGCTGATGACTGAACCGACGGAGGTGGAGACGAAGCGCTCGCTGGACCAGCTGGCAGAGGCGTTCGACGCGGTGGCCGGCGAGGACGACGAGACGCTCGAATCGGCCCCCTCCTCGACCGCCGCCCGGCGCATCGACCAGGTGGCGGCCGCCCGCACGCCCCGGCTCTCGTGGCAGGCGCTCGACGAGTAG
- a CDS encoding response regulator produces the protein MGSDIRVLVVDEDQDVLDLTVTFLERESDAITALPESSANTALDRIRTEDVDCVVSDYRMPEMDGLELYDAVGDHDGDLPFFLLTAADDADTAAAAEAAGVTGFIRKGAGTEHYTDLADRIETAVGE, from the coding sequence ATGGGGAGCGACATCCGCGTGCTCGTCGTCGACGAGGACCAGGACGTCCTCGACCTCACCGTGACGTTCCTGGAGCGCGAGAGCGACGCGATAACCGCCCTCCCCGAGTCCAGCGCGAACACCGCGCTCGACAGAATCCGAACAGAGGACGTCGACTGCGTCGTCAGCGACTACCGGATGCCCGAGATGGACGGCCTGGAACTGTACGACGCCGTCGGGGACCACGACGGCGACCTCCCCTTCTTCCTGCTGACGGCCGCCGACGACGCCGACACCGCGGCCGCTGCCGAGGCGGCCGGCGTCACCGGCTTCATCCGCAAGGGCGCGGGGACCGAGCACTACACCGACCTCGCCGACCGCATCGAGACGGCCGTCGGAGAGTAG
- the glmU gene encoding bifunctional sugar-1-phosphate nucleotidylyltransferase/acetyltransferase: MQTVILAAGEGTRMRPLTETTPKPMLPVADRPLAAHTADVAVEAGASELVFVVGYEADAVRAYFGDEYRGVPVTYAVQETQAGTADAVRAARPHLDGDFAVLNGDNLYDGDSIAALFDDGPAIAARRVDDPSSYGVLSTEGDRVTGIVEKPADPPTDLANAGAYVFPDAAREWLDVPESERGEYEITDVVARVVDAFDVTAVELDRWLDVGRPWELLAANEWKLGEMERDVAGDVAADADLRGTVVVQQGATVEPGVVVEGPVLIRSGAEVGPNAYVRGATMLGEDVHVGQSVELKNTVVREGTNVPHLSYVGDSVLGREANLGAGTTVANLRHDDEPVRLTVKGERVSTGRRKFGIVVGDGAKTGIDTTLNAGVTLSTGARTRPGETVTRDR, encoded by the coding sequence ATGCAGACTGTCATCCTCGCCGCCGGCGAGGGAACACGGATGCGCCCCCTGACAGAGACGACGCCGAAGCCGATGCTCCCGGTCGCTGACCGCCCGCTGGCGGCCCACACCGCCGACGTCGCCGTCGAGGCGGGTGCGTCAGAACTCGTCTTCGTCGTCGGCTACGAGGCCGACGCGGTCCGGGCGTACTTCGGCGACGAGTATCGCGGTGTCCCGGTCACCTACGCCGTCCAGGAGACACAGGCCGGCACCGCCGACGCCGTCCGTGCCGCGCGCCCGCACCTCGACGGCGACTTCGCGGTGCTCAACGGCGACAACCTCTACGACGGCGATAGCATCGCCGCGCTGTTCGACGACGGCCCCGCTATCGCGGCCCGCCGCGTCGACGACCCGTCCAGCTACGGCGTCCTCTCGACGGAGGGGGACCGCGTGACCGGCATCGTCGAGAAGCCCGCGGACCCGCCGACGGACCTCGCCAACGCCGGCGCGTACGTCTTCCCCGACGCCGCCCGGGAGTGGCTGGACGTGCCCGAATCCGAACGCGGCGAGTACGAAATCACCGACGTCGTCGCCCGCGTCGTCGACGCCTTCGACGTCACCGCCGTCGAACTCGACCGCTGGCTCGACGTCGGTCGGCCCTGGGAACTGCTGGCGGCCAACGAGTGGAAACTGGGCGAGATGGAGCGCGACGTCGCGGGCGACGTGGCCGCGGACGCCGACCTCCGGGGGACGGTGGTCGTCCAGCAGGGCGCGACGGTCGAACCCGGCGTCGTCGTCGAGGGACCGGTCCTGATTCGGTCCGGCGCGGAGGTGGGGCCCAACGCCTACGTCCGCGGCGCGACGATGCTCGGCGAGGACGTGCACGTCGGCCAGAGCGTGGAACTGAAAAACACCGTCGTCCGCGAGGGCACGAACGTCCCCCACCTCTCCTACGTCGGGGACAGCGTCCTCGGGCGCGAGGCCAACCTCGGCGCGGGGACGACGGTGGCGAACCTCCGCCACGACGACGAACCGGTGCGCCTGACGGTCAAGGGCGAGCGCGTCTCCACGGGTCGCCGGAAGTTCGGAATCGTCGTCGGCGACGGCGCGAAGACGGGCATCGACACGACCCTGAACGCCGGCGTCACGCTGTCGACGGGCGCGCGGACCCGGCCCGGCGAGACGGTGACGCGGGACCGCTAG
- a CDS encoding DUF7576 family protein — protein MVDPTSDLGEDVSEEDAPACATCGATILDSPRHRVITWIDSGEVQSAHFCDDDCRMDWDGE, from the coding sequence ATGGTTGACCCGACTTCGGACCTCGGAGAGGACGTCTCCGAGGAGGACGCACCCGCGTGTGCCACCTGTGGCGCGACGATTCTCGACAGTCCGCGCCACCGTGTCATCACGTGGATAGACAGTGGCGAGGTACAGAGCGCGCACTTCTGCGACGACGACTGCCGGATGGACTGGGACGGCGAGTAG
- a CDS encoding aryl-sulfate sulfotransferase, with amino-acid sequence MSLSAVAAPAIGTGGGAGQLTLVGSQGGGPGLHQDGSVYLMNGSDTVWREGSAESYFDVERLPNGTLLAGFMQSGYSDCGPYDSPCTHTGYRLIDPDGPRVVGEYSYPVRSTTNSEVHAATPLPDGSVVVSDMEYERIFVRDEGEIVWEWRASSFYDAPDDPTTTDWLHINDVDYIGEDRFLVSVRNANQILVVERGAGVVEVINEDRDDSDDGDCTRGSQLRDTDGDGDVRCGDPDLLSHQHNPQWLADGSVLVADSDNDRIVELARTDNGTWERVWTLYGTGNLRFDWPRDADRLPNGHTLITDTFNSRVVEVDQRGRLVWAASTLRTPYEADRLPTAEPVGAPSAVGNGTIAPTATGDIPVLTELTFIAHAAVPELPFWFGEAQLASVLLALLLAATGLVAEARGW; translated from the coding sequence ATGAGCCTCAGCGCAGTCGCCGCCCCAGCCATCGGGACTGGCGGCGGCGCGGGCCAGTTGACGCTGGTCGGCTCGCAGGGAGGCGGGCCTGGACTCCACCAGGATGGCAGCGTCTACCTGATGAACGGGTCGGACACTGTCTGGCGCGAGGGAAGCGCCGAGAGCTACTTCGACGTCGAACGGCTCCCGAACGGGACGCTCCTCGCCGGGTTCATGCAGAGTGGCTACAGCGACTGTGGCCCCTACGACTCGCCCTGTACGCACACCGGCTACCGGCTCATCGACCCCGACGGACCCCGCGTGGTCGGCGAGTACAGCTACCCGGTCCGCTCGACGACCAACAGCGAGGTCCACGCGGCCACGCCGCTGCCCGACGGCAGCGTCGTCGTCTCCGACATGGAGTACGAGCGAATCTTCGTCAGAGACGAGGGCGAAATCGTCTGGGAGTGGCGAGCCAGTTCCTTCTACGACGCGCCCGACGACCCGACGACGACCGACTGGCTGCACATCAACGACGTGGACTACATCGGCGAGGACCGCTTTCTCGTCTCGGTGCGCAACGCCAACCAGATTCTGGTCGTCGAGCGCGGAGCGGGCGTCGTGGAGGTCATCAACGAGGACCGCGACGACAGCGACGACGGTGACTGCACGCGGGGCTCGCAACTGCGGGACACCGACGGCGACGGCGACGTCCGCTGTGGCGACCCCGACCTGCTCTCCCACCAGCACAACCCCCAGTGGCTCGCCGACGGCTCCGTCCTCGTCGCCGACAGCGACAACGACCGGATAGTCGAACTCGCGCGGACCGACAACGGGACGTGGGAACGGGTCTGGACCCTCTACGGCACGGGGAACCTCCGCTTCGACTGGCCCCGGGACGCGGACCGGCTCCCGAACGGCCACACGCTCATCACGGATACGTTCAACAGCCGCGTCGTCGAGGTGGACCAGCGCGGCAGGCTGGTCTGGGCGGCGTCGACCCTGCGGACCCCCTACGAGGCCGACCGGCTGCCGACCGCGGAGCCGGTCGGCGCGCCCTCGGCCGTGGGGAACGGAACCATCGCGCCCACGGCCACGGGCGACATTCCCGTGCTGACGGAGCTGACCTTTATCGCGCACGCGGCGGTCCCGGAACTCCCCTTCTGGTTCGGCGAGGCACAGCTCGCGAGCGTGCTGCTGGCGTTGCTGCTGGCGGCGACCGGTCTCGTCGCGGAAGCGCGGGGCTGGTAG
- a CDS encoding heavy metal translocating P-type ATPase: MSETGTDASRAAGTAGGREGAGEDAAEQTVRFSVPEMDCPSCAGKVEHALADVEGVLDIDTRPTTGLAVVRYDESVVDRATLVAAIESAGYAVPDAEADEDAADGSILRSSRGVKTAISGLFLAAGLLVAFLLPALDTTVATVLGTPHSVADVLFLVGIAAGGQVILRGGYYSARNRSLDMDFLMSAAIVGAVTASLVFAEPLYLEAATLAFLVNVAELLEQHSMDRARTSLEELMDLSPDEATVLRRGEEVTVPVEDVLVGDRVVVRPGEKIPVDGEVVDGESAVNQSPVTGESVPVDKTPGDEVYAGTINEGGYLEVATTAIAGEDTLSRVIELVEDAEAEKTEREQFVDRFADRYTPLVVGFAILVTLVSPAVFGVSWSTAVLHGLTLLVLACPCAFVISTPVSVVSGITSAAKNGVLVKGGTHLEAMGEVEAVALDKTGTLTKGELTVTDVIPVNGNTEEEVLQCARGLETRSEHPIGEAIVEHADGRAVAAGEVSEFESITGKGVQATLGETPHYAGKPGLFEDLGFDLSHVHAATEGGAVTARSRDLCERNDCMDLVDETIPALQSEGKTVVLVGTENELEGVIAVADEIRPGAREAVQALRALGIEEVVMLTGDNERTARAIAEQVGVDDFRAELLPEEKVEAVRELEAEHDGVAMVGDGINDAPALATATVGIAMGAAGTDTALETADIALLGDDLAKLPYLRRLAMRATSVIRQNVWSSLGAKALLAVLVPFGLVPIWVAVLVGDAGMTVGVTGNAMRLSRIVPTESVS, from the coding sequence ATGAGCGAGACCGGAACGGACGCGTCGCGGGCGGCCGGGACCGCCGGCGGGCGGGAAGGTGCCGGCGAGGACGCCGCGGAGCAGACGGTGCGCTTCTCGGTGCCGGAGATGGACTGTCCCTCCTGTGCCGGCAAGGTGGAGCACGCCCTGGCCGACGTCGAGGGCGTCCTGGACATCGACACCCGGCCGACGACAGGTCTCGCGGTCGTCCGTTACGACGAGTCCGTGGTCGACCGCGCGACGCTCGTCGCGGCCATCGAGAGCGCGGGCTACGCGGTCCCCGACGCAGAAGCCGACGAGGACGCGGCCGACGGGTCGATTCTCCGGAGCTCTCGCGGCGTGAAGACGGCCATCAGCGGGCTCTTCCTCGCAGCGGGGCTTCTCGTCGCCTTCCTGCTTCCCGCCCTCGACACCACCGTCGCGACGGTGCTGGGGACGCCCCACTCCGTCGCTGACGTGCTCTTTCTCGTCGGCATCGCCGCCGGCGGGCAGGTCATCCTCCGCGGGGGCTACTACTCGGCGCGCAACCGGTCGCTGGACATGGACTTCCTGATGAGCGCCGCCATCGTCGGCGCGGTGACGGCCAGCCTGGTCTTCGCCGAACCGCTGTACCTGGAGGCCGCGACGCTGGCCTTCCTCGTCAACGTCGCCGAACTGCTCGAACAGCACTCGATGGACCGCGCGCGCACCTCACTGGAGGAGTTGATGGACCTCTCGCCCGACGAGGCGACCGTGCTGCGCCGCGGCGAGGAGGTCACGGTCCCCGTCGAGGACGTCCTGGTCGGCGACCGCGTGGTCGTCCGTCCCGGCGAGAAGATTCCGGTCGACGGCGAGGTGGTCGACGGCGAGAGCGCGGTCAACCAGTCGCCGGTCACCGGCGAGAGCGTCCCGGTCGACAAGACGCCCGGCGACGAGGTGTACGCCGGCACCATCAACGAGGGCGGCTACCTGGAGGTGGCGACGACGGCCATCGCCGGCGAGGACACGCTCTCGCGGGTCATCGAACTGGTCGAGGACGCGGAGGCCGAGAAGACCGAACGCGAGCAGTTCGTCGACCGCTTCGCCGACCGCTACACGCCGCTTGTCGTCGGCTTCGCAATCCTGGTGACCCTGGTCAGCCCCGCCGTCTTCGGCGTCTCCTGGTCGACTGCCGTCCTCCACGGCCTCACGTTGCTGGTGCTGGCCTGTCCCTGTGCCTTCGTCATCTCGACGCCCGTCTCCGTCGTCTCGGGCATCACCAGCGCGGCCAAAAACGGCGTGCTGGTCAAGGGCGGCACCCACCTGGAGGCGATGGGCGAGGTGGAGGCCGTGGCGCTGGACAAGACCGGGACGCTCACGAAGGGCGAACTCACCGTCACCGACGTCATCCCCGTCAACGGCAACACCGAGGAGGAGGTGCTCCAGTGCGCCCGCGGCCTGGAAACGCGGAGCGAACACCCCATCGGCGAGGCCATCGTCGAGCACGCGGACGGGCGGGCCGTCGCGGCCGGCGAGGTCAGCGAGTTCGAGTCTATCACCGGCAAGGGCGTGCAGGCGACACTCGGCGAGACGCCCCACTACGCCGGCAAGCCCGGCCTGTTCGAGGACCTGGGCTTCGACCTCTCGCACGTCCACGCCGCCACCGAGGGCGGGGCCGTCACGGCCCGGTCGCGGGACCTCTGCGAGCGCAACGACTGCATGGACCTCGTCGACGAGACCATCCCCGCGCTCCAGTCGGAGGGCAAGACGGTCGTGCTGGTCGGCACGGAGAACGAACTGGAGGGCGTCATCGCCGTCGCCGACGAGATACGCCCCGGCGCTCGCGAGGCGGTCCAGGCGTTGCGCGCGCTGGGTATCGAGGAGGTGGTGATGCTGACCGGCGACAACGAGCGCACCGCCCGGGCCATCGCCGAGCAGGTGGGCGTCGACGACTTCCGCGCTGAGTTGCTCCCCGAGGAGAAGGTCGAGGCCGTCCGGGAACTGGAGGCCGAACACGACGGCGTGGCGATGGTCGGGGACGGCATCAACGACGCGCCCGCGCTGGCGACGGCGACGGTCGGGATTGCGATGGGCGCGGCCGGGACCGACACGGCGCTGGAGACCGCCGACATCGCCCTGCTGGGCGACGACCTGGCGAAACTGCCCTACCTGCGCCGGCTGGCGATGCGGGCCACCAGCGTCATCCGGCAGAACGTCTGGTCGAGCCTCGGCGCGAAGGCGCTGCTGGCCGTGCTGGTGCCCTTCGGGCTGGTGCCCATCTGGGTCGCCGTGCTGGTCGGCGACGCCGGGATGACCGTCGGCGTCACCGGCAACGCGATGCGGCTCTCGCGCATCGTGCCCACGGAGTCCGTCTCCTGA
- a CDS encoding halocyanin domain-containing protein gives MVARLSRRRYLEGAALATVVLAGCGGPAGDGEDGAAGLQGSDYPPVDEWLTDTTVGDADDTYDGTLVDLRDNDEVDIDVGSEGNGGNFAFGPSAAVVSVDTTVRWVWTGEGDAHNVEADPEEQLGLSDYTFTSGQPVESDSEVYTQTLDGTGVALYHCEPHLGVGMKGGIAVE, from the coding sequence ATGGTGGCCAGACTCTCCAGGCGTCGATACCTCGAAGGCGCGGCGCTCGCAACGGTCGTGCTCGCGGGCTGTGGCGGCCCCGCCGGTGACGGCGAGGACGGCGCGGCCGGACTCCAGGGGTCGGATTACCCGCCCGTCGACGAGTGGCTGACGGACACGACAGTCGGCGACGCCGACGACACCTACGACGGGACGCTCGTCGACCTGCGGGACAACGACGAAGTCGACATCGACGTCGGTTCCGAGGGCAACGGCGGCAACTTCGCCTTCGGGCCGTCTGCGGCCGTGGTGTCCGTGGACACGACCGTCCGCTGGGTCTGGACGGGTGAGGGCGACGCCCACAACGTCGAGGCAGACCCGGAGGAGCAACTCGGCCTGTCGGACTACACGTTCACCTCGGGCCAGCCAGTCGAGAGCGACAGCGAGGTGTACACGCAGACGCTCGACGGAACCGGGGTAGCGCTGTATCACTGCGAGCCCCACCTCGGCGTCGGAATGAAAGGGGGAATCGCCGTCGAATGA
- a CDS encoding helix-turn-helix domain-containing protein produces MSKESSPVFDALSDADCRAIIRAIGRPLTAREVATRCDLPLSTAYRKLDALQETPLVEQTYRLRERGKHPQQYQRSADSLLVRFPDERVEVTVVPHALVD; encoded by the coding sequence ATGAGCAAGGAATCCTCCCCGGTCTTCGACGCCCTGAGCGACGCGGACTGCCGAGCAATCATCCGGGCCATCGGCCGGCCGCTGACGGCACGAGAGGTGGCGACGCGCTGTGACCTGCCGCTCTCGACGGCGTACCGGAAGCTCGACGCGCTCCAGGAGACGCCGCTGGTCGAGCAGACCTACCGGCTGCGCGAGCGCGGGAAACACCCCCAGCAGTACCAGCGCTCTGCGGACTCGCTACTCGTTCGCTTTCCCGACGAGCGGGTCGAGGTGACAGTCGTTCCCCACGCCCTGGTCGACTGA
- a CDS encoding VIT1/CCC1 transporter family protein, translating into MVRLFRGDIEATGEYIAEIIYGANDGIVTTFAVVSGVAGAALDPTIVLILGLANLLADGFSMGMSNFLSRRSERDYHSATGGPEPGGKAPSQTALATFLAFVAAGWLPLIPYILGLDPLFPLSIAFTAAAFFAVGASRSLVTDRSWTYNGLEMLVVGMVAAAVAFVTGRTVAGFA; encoded by the coding sequence ATGGTTCGGCTCTTCCGGGGCGACATCGAAGCGACCGGCGAGTACATCGCCGAGATAATCTACGGGGCCAACGACGGCATCGTCACCACCTTCGCCGTCGTCTCCGGCGTCGCCGGCGCGGCGCTGGACCCGACAATCGTTCTCATCCTGGGGCTGGCGAACCTCCTCGCTGACGGCTTCTCGATGGGCATGAGCAACTTCCTCAGCCGGCGCTCCGAGCGGGACTACCACAGCGCCACCGGCGGACCCGAACCCGGCGGCAAGGCCCCCTCGCAGACCGCGCTGGCGACGTTTCTCGCCTTCGTCGCCGCCGGGTGGCTGCCGCTCATCCCCTACATCCTGGGGCTGGACCCGCTCTTTCCCCTTTCGATAGCGTTCACCGCCGCCGCCTTCTTCGCGGTCGGCGCGAGTCGCAGCCTCGTCACCGACCGGTCGTGGACGTACAACGGGCTGGAGATGCTGGTCGTCGGGATGGTCGCGGCCGCGGTGGCCTTCGTCACCGGTCGCACCGTCGCCGGCTTCGCCTGA
- a CDS encoding Hsp20/alpha crystallin family protein: protein MSSRSNPFDALEEMFDRMSREFENAARSWESGETFDISMAGESMALDLIDGDDAYTVEVDVPGFSRDEIDVRVTDDTLTIEAEHEHEAETESERYLRRERQHRSMRRSILLPDPVDADAVAATMSDGVLTVTIPKEEVTEEGNHVDIEVE from the coding sequence ATGAGTAGCCGAAGCAACCCGTTCGACGCGCTCGAGGAGATGTTCGACCGGATGAGCCGCGAGTTCGAGAACGCCGCCCGCTCCTGGGAGTCCGGCGAGACGTTCGACATCTCGATGGCCGGCGAATCGATGGCGCTGGACCTCATCGACGGGGACGACGCCTACACGGTCGAGGTGGACGTGCCCGGCTTCTCCCGCGACGAAATCGACGTCCGCGTCACCGACGACACACTCACCATCGAGGCCGAGCACGAGCACGAGGCCGAAACCGAGTCCGAGCGATACCTGCGCCGGGAGCGACAGCACCGCTCGATGCGCCGGTCGATTCTACTGCCGGACCCGGTCGACGCCGACGCCGTCGCCGCGACGATGAGCGACGGCGTCCTGACGGTGACGATTCCCAAGGAGGAGGTCACGGAGGAGGGCAACCACGTCGACATCGAGGTCGAGTAG
- a CDS encoding LemA family protein: MVLEIVAGFVLLLVVVLLVAYVVNIYNQLVSLRERAEQARQNIDVLLKQRQDELTKLIDAAKEFMDQEERVLTQLTDAREQAAAAETPAEQAAADQQIRQALTNFEARAEAYPELRSQENMLQFQERISEIESQIADRRELYNESVTHLNTRIDQFPYVILAQQFGFEEKELFRATEAEKADVDVGAAFDSA; the protein is encoded by the coding sequence ATGGTACTGGAAATCGTGGCGGGATTCGTTCTGCTGCTGGTGGTGGTCTTGCTCGTGGCCTACGTCGTCAACATCTACAATCAGCTGGTGAGCCTGCGGGAACGCGCCGAGCAGGCCAGACAGAACATCGACGTCCTGCTGAAACAGCGCCAGGACGAACTGACCAAACTCATCGACGCCGCGAAGGAGTTCATGGACCAGGAGGAGCGGGTCCTGACCCAGCTCACAGATGCCCGGGAGCAGGCGGCAGCGGCCGAGACGCCGGCCGAACAGGCGGCGGCCGACCAGCAGATTCGCCAGGCGCTGACGAACTTCGAGGCCCGCGCGGAGGCGTACCCGGAACTGCGCTCCCAGGAGAACATGCTGCAGTTCCAGGAGCGCATCTCCGAAATCGAGTCCCAGATTGCAGACCGGCGGGAACTGTACAACGAGTCCGTCACGCACCTGAATACGCGCATCGACCAGTTCCCCTACGTCATCCTCGCCCAGCAGTTCGGGTTCGAGGAGAAGGAACTGTTCCGGGCGACCGAGGCGGAGAAGGCTGACGTCGACGTGGGCGCGGCCTTCGACAGCGCGTGA